The following are encoded in a window of Phaseolus vulgaris cultivar G19833 chromosome 3, P. vulgaris v2.0, whole genome shotgun sequence genomic DNA:
- the LOC137806763 gene encoding cytochrome b561 and DOMON domain-containing protein At5g47530-like, with protein MLMGSMLRLVLALCVLSSVVVTSSAQTCGSQTFSNRLFATCRDLPQLTAYLHWTYDQASGKLEIAFVHAGITTTNRWVAWAINPTNTLEPAMIGAQALVAIPQSNGSPRVYTSNIVSTRTQLEEGAISYPVSGLSATFVNNEVTIFATLTLPNDTTSFVHVWQDGPLSGTTPQEHSHETSHQNSKETLNLLSGSSTQTNGNSRQKRRNTHGVLNAVSWGILMPTGAIIARYLKVFKSADPAWFYLHITCQASAYIVGISGFGTGLKLGSDSEGVEYDTHRTIAIVLVCLGTLQVFALFLRPNKDHKFRVYWNAYHYLVGYATISLSIANVFEGFDTLENYVGNRYNNWKHAYIGIIGALGGIAVFLEAFTWIIVLKRRRSENKLPHGENGVNGFGSRPQQA; from the exons ATGTTGATGGGCAGCATGTTGAGGCTGGTGTTGGCCTTGTGTGTTTTGAGTAGCGTGGTTGTGACATCCTCGGCCCAGACGTGTGGAAGCCAAACATTCTCTAACAGGTTGTTTGCCACATGTCGTGATCTTCCACAGTTGACAGCGTACCTGCACTGGACATACGACCAGGCGAGTGGGAAGTTGGAGATAGCATTCGTACACGCAGGAATCACCACAACAAACAGGTGGGTGGCATGGGCCATCAATCCCACCAACACTCTGGAACCAGCCATGATTGGAGCCCAGGCCCTGGTGGCCATTCCTCAGTCAAATGGAAGCCCAAGGGTCTATACCTCCAACATAGTGAGCACCAGGACGCAGTTGGAAGAGGGGGCAATCAGTTATCCCGTGTCGGGGTTGAGTGCCACCTTTGTGAACAACGAGGTCACCATTTTCGCCACTCTCACACTTCCCAACGACACCACCTCCTTCGTCCACGTCTGGCAGGATGGACCTCTCTCTGGCACTACCCCTCAAGAGCATAGCCACGAGACTTCCCACCAAAACTCCAAGGAAACGTTGAATCTTCTTTCCGGTTCCTCCACTCAGACAAATGGGAATTCACGCCAAAAAAGAAGAAAC ACCCATGGAGTGCTGAATGCGGTGAGCTGGGGCATATTGATGCCAACGGGTGCCATAATCGCGAGGTACTTGAAGGTGTTCAAATCTGCAGACCCTGCTTGGTTTTATCTTCACATCACTTGCCAAGCCTCTGCATACATAGTAGGTATTTCCGGATTCGGAACCGGTCTCAAACTCGGCAGTGACTCCGAGGGTGTTGAATACGACACTCACAGAACGATTGCTATTGTCCTCGTCTGCCTTGGAACTCTTCAG GTGTTTGCGCTGTTCTTGAGGCCCAACAAGGACCATAAATTCAGAGTGTACTGGAATGCCTACCACTACTTGGTCGGATACGCCACCATATCCCTCAGTATCGCCAACGTTTTCGAAGGGTTCGACACCTTGGAAAATTACGTAGGGAATCGCTACAATAACTGGAAGCATGCGTACATTGGTATTATTGGAGCATTGGGTGGCAttgctgtgtttttggaagctTTCACATGGATCATAGTGTTGAAGAGGAGAAGGTCAGAGAACAAGTTGCCACACGGAGAAAATGGTGTTAATGGGTTTGGTTCTAGGCCACAGCAGGCGTAG
- the LOC137806762 gene encoding inositol-phosphate phosphatase, translating to MGDNDSLSQFLASAVDAAQKAGEIIRKGFYQTKNVQHKGQVDLVTETDKACEDLIFNHLKQLYPSHKFIGEETTAAGGNAELTDEPTWIVDPLDGTTNFVHGFPFVCVSIGLTIGKIPTVGVVYNPIINELFTGIRGKGAFLNGKPIKVSSQTELMSALLATEIGTKRDNLTVDVCTNRINSLLFKVRSLRMTGSCALNLCGIACGRLDVFFELGFGGPWDVAGGAVIVREAGGVIFDPSGADFDITSQRVAASNPFLKDALVDVVRQNL from the exons ATGGGTGATAATG ATTCGCTCTCGCAATTCCTCGCATCTGCTGTCGACGCTGCTCAAAAGGCTGGTGAG ATTATTCGCAAAGGTTTCTATCAGACCAAGAACGTGCAGCACAAAGGACAG GTTGATTTGGTCACTGAAACTGATAAAGCATGTGAAGATCTCATATTTAATCATCTCAAGCAACTTTACCCCTCTCACAAG tTCATTGGGGAAGAAACCACAGCTGCTGGTGGCAATGCAGAACTGACTGATGAACCCACATGGATAGTTGACCCTCTCGATGGAACTACTAATTTTGTTCATGG GTTCCCTTTTGTTTGTGTATCCATCGGTCTTACAATTGGAAAAATTCCTACAGTTGGTGTTGTTTACAATCCTATCATTAATGAG CTTTTCACTGGAATCCGTGGAAAAGGTGCTTTTCTGAACGGAAAGCCTATAAAAG TATCATCACAAACTGAACTAATGAGCGCTCTTCTCGCCACAGAG ATTGGAACAAAACGTGACAATTTAACAGTAGATGTCTGTACAAATAGGATTAATAGCTTGCTTTTCAAG GTGAGATCACTCAGGATGACTGGTTCCTGTGCCTTAAACCTTTGCGGTATTGCATGTGGAAGGCTGGATGTATTCTTTGAACTTGGCTTTGGAGGTCCTTG GGATGTGGCAGGCGGTGCGGTCATTGTTAGAGAAGCTGGAGGTGTTATATTTGATCC GTCTGGGGCTGATTTTGACATCACATCTCAGAGAGTAGCTGCTTCCAACCCTTTCTTGAAGGATGCCCTTGTTGATGTTGTGCGCCAAAACCTGTGA